The Argentina anserina chromosome 3, drPotAnse1.1, whole genome shotgun sequence genome includes a region encoding these proteins:
- the LOC126787557 gene encoding linoleate 13S-lipoxygenase 2-1, chloroplastic-like, with the protein RTLFFLTPEGTLRPLAIELTRPPIDGKPQWKQVFQPSWNATGVWLWRIARAHVLAHDSGYHQLVSHWLRTHCVTEPYIIATNRQLSVLHPIYRLLHPHFRYTMEINALARESLINSGGIIETSFSPGKYSMELCSIAYGKEWRFDQEALPADLIRRGMAVEDPTAAHGLRLTIQDYPFANDGLLIWDAIKEWVSDYVNHYYTDASLVQTDQELQAWWTEIRTVGHGDKKDEPWWPELNTTQDLVDILTTMLWVTSGHYASVNFGQYTYAGYFPNRPTIARTNVPTEDPDDAVWKRFKEKPEEALLRCFPSQIQATTAMAVLDILSTHSPDEEYVTTLKFRV; encoded by the exons AGGACATTGTTCTTTCTTACCCCAGAAGGCACTCTAAGGCCGCTGGCTATTGAGTTGACTCGACCGCCCATAGATGGAAAGCCTCAGTGGAAGCAAGTCTTCCAACCCAGCTGGAATGCTACCGGTGTCTGGCTTTGGAGGATTGCAAGAGCTCATGTCCTTGCTCATGACTCTGGTTACCATCAACTTGTTAGTCACTG GCTACGAACGCATTGTGTCACAGAACCATATATAATCGCAACCAATCGTCAACTGAGTGTGTTGCACCCTATCTATAGACTGTTGCATCCCCATTTCAGATACACTATGGAGATCAATGCACTTGCTCGTGAATCACTTATCAATTCCGGTGGCATCATTGAAACCTCATTCTCTCCTGGAAAATACTCCATGGAGCTTTGCTCTATTGCCTACGGTAAGGAGTGGCGATTCGACCAAGAGGCTCTTCCAGCTGACCTTATTCGCAG gggtATGGCTGTTGAGGACCCAACAGCTGCTCACGGTTTGAGGCTAACAATTCAAGACTACCCTTTCGCCAATGATGGACTCCTCATATGGGATGCCATTAAAGAATGGGTCTCTGATTATGTAAACCACTACTACACGGACGCCAGCCTTGTACAAACCGATCAAGAGCTCCAAGCATGGTGGACAGAGATCAGAACAGTAGGTCACGGAGATAAGAAGGACGAACCCTGGTGGCCTGAGCTAAATACCACTCAAGACCTCGTCGACATCCTCACAACAATGCTTTGGGTTACATCCGGTCACTATGCATCAGTCAACTTCGGTCAGTATACCTATGCAGGTTACTTCCCTAATCGCCCAACAATTGCAAGGACTAACGTTCCCACGGAGGATCCCGACGATGCAGTCTGGAAAAGGTTCAAGGAAAAACCCGAGGAGGCACTTTTGCGGTGCTTTCCTTCGCAAATACAAGCCACAACGGCGATGGCGGTTTTAGACATTTTGTCTACTCATTCGCCGGACGAGGAGTATGTCACGActctaaaatttcgagtatga